In a single window of the Lebetimonas sp. JH292 genome:
- a CDS encoding CTP synthase has product MAKFIFVTGGVLSSLGKGITSASIATLLQHSGLKVTMVKIDPYINVDPGTMSPFEHGEVFVTEDGAETDLDVGNYERFLNINLGKKNNFTTGQVYLSVIKKERRGDYLGKTVQIIPHITDEIKKRIKDVSNDADIVVVELGGTVGDIEGLPFLEAVRQLKQEVGKNNAMFVHVTLIPYMKAAGELKTKPTQHSVQELRRIGITPHMIVCRTEKPLPKSLKDKLATSTDIDREAVIEAVDAPTIYQVPLNFFNQDILKPISEQLDLGELHPDMSEWNYLVKKIISPQKSVKIAFVGKYLKLKESYKSLIEALIHSGAHLDMRVEIEWIDSENLEKISDEELENIFAEVSGILVPGGFGERGVEGKLIAIKYARVNKIPYLGICLGMQLAVIEFARNVLGLKYANSQEFEPDTSEPVVYLIDEFIDANGQKQIRTHKSPLGGTMRLGGYECLIKKDTKLYEAYKVDKVIERHRHRYEVNNAYEKALEDNGMIVSGKSKEGLIEAVELKNHPWFVGVQFHPEFTNKLKSPNKVIMSFVENAYKCNVNEK; this is encoded by the coding sequence ATGGCTAAATTTATTTTTGTAACCGGAGGAGTGCTCAGTTCTCTCGGAAAAGGTATTACATCAGCTTCCATTGCGACGCTTCTTCAACACAGCGGATTGAAAGTCACTATGGTAAAAATAGACCCTTATATTAATGTTGACCCGGGAACAATGAGCCCGTTTGAGCACGGAGAGGTTTTTGTAACCGAAGACGGAGCCGAAACGGATTTGGATGTGGGAAATTATGAAAGATTTTTAAATATAAATTTAGGTAAAAAAAATAATTTTACAACAGGGCAAGTTTATTTAAGCGTAATAAAAAAGGAAAGAAGAGGGGATTATCTGGGGAAAACGGTTCAGATTATTCCACATATTACGGATGAAATAAAAAAAAGAATAAAAGACGTCAGTAACGATGCCGACATTGTTGTGGTAGAACTCGGAGGAACAGTCGGGGATATTGAAGGACTTCCTTTTTTAGAGGCGGTAAGGCAACTTAAACAGGAAGTTGGTAAAAATAATGCTATGTTTGTGCATGTTACTCTGATTCCCTATATGAAGGCTGCGGGCGAGCTTAAAACAAAACCGACCCAGCACAGTGTGCAGGAACTAAGACGTATAGGTATTACGCCTCATATGATAGTCTGCAGGACAGAAAAGCCTCTTCCTAAAAGTCTTAAAGACAAACTTGCCACTTCCACCGACATAGACAGGGAAGCCGTTATTGAAGCGGTGGATGCTCCTACCATTTATCAGGTCCCTCTGAATTTTTTTAATCAGGATATTTTAAAGCCGATTTCAGAACAGCTCGATCTTGGTGAACTGCACCCGGATATGAGTGAATGGAATTATCTTGTTAAAAAAATTATTTCTCCTCAAAAGTCGGTAAAAATAGCTTTTGTCGGAAAATACCTTAAATTAAAAGAGAGCTACAAATCGTTAATAGAAGCCTTAATTCACAGCGGCGCCCATCTTGATATGAGAGTGGAAATTGAATGGATAGACAGTGAAAATCTTGAAAAAATCAGTGATGAAGAACTTGAAAATATTTTTGCGGAAGTAAGTGGAATTTTAGTCCCGGGAGGTTTTGGTGAAAGAGGGGTTGAAGGTAAACTGATAGCCATAAAATATGCCAGAGTTAATAAAATTCCTTATCTCGGGATATGTTTAGGGATGCAGCTTGCTGTAATAGAATTTGCAAGAAACGTTTTAGGTTTAAAATACGCCAATTCTCAGGAATTCGAACCGGATACAAGCGAGCCGGTTGTTTATCTTATAGATGAATTTATAGATGCAAACGGACAAAAACAAATAAGAACACACAAATCCCCTTTGGGCGGAACTATGAGACTTGGAGGATATGAATGTCTTATAAAAAAAGATACAAAGCTTTATGAAGCCTACAAAGTGGATAAAGTGATTGAAAGACACCGTCACAGATATGAAGTAAACAATGCTTATGAAAAAGCATTGGAAGATAACGGAATGATTGTAAGCGGTAAAAGTAAAGAAGGGCTTATCGAAGCGGTTGAGCTTAAAAATCACCCCTGGTTTGTAGGAGTTCAGTTTCATCCGGAATTTACAAATAAATTAAAATCTCCGAATAAAGTAATTATGAGCTTTGTTGAGAATGCATACAAATGCAATGTAAATGAAAAATGA
- the recJ gene encoding single-stranded-DNA-specific exonuclease RecJ, which translates to MKNNIPHFSLLSDIYKADERIVKAIQTQEKIVVVGDYDVDGTSSSAIMKLFFEKIGVDVEIIIPNRFVHGYGLSPKILKEIKADLIITVDNGITSFEAAKICKEVGIDLIITDHHTPIINGESGESGENGEFKLPEAYAVINPKISPDFPFKEICGAEVAWYLCASIKQRMNLKIDLREFLDILSIAIIADVMPLTHMNRTLVNMGLKRLNMALRPFSRILVREFKEINSETIAFQIAPRINAAGRMESAYAAYNFLVSKSEEEAFRYYLELDRLNNLRKETEKEIIESIEVEDEDFILSFGDFHEGVVGIIASRLVQKHKKPAIVFSKKGKFLKGSGRSLGNIDIFELVNECSEILDGFGGHKMACGLTIRKENFEKLKKTLNEKIKKYSKDDFFIEDFVLGELPFCEIDLELLDIIKGYEPFGEANPKPKFISQAKIEHIQNLKDNHYKLILNQNGIYLPAIIFRFDGEFDDNITFKFNLSENNYYGREVQLIIEEIL; encoded by the coding sequence ATAAAAAATAATATTCCCCATTTTTCCCTTTTATCAGATATCTATAAAGCAGATGAAAGAATAGTAAAAGCAATTCAAACACAAGAAAAAATTGTAGTTGTAGGTGATTACGATGTTGACGGGACAAGCAGTTCGGCAATAATGAAACTTTTTTTTGAAAAAATCGGGGTTGATGTAGAAATAATTATTCCAAACAGATTTGTTCACGGATACGGACTGAGCCCAAAAATTCTAAAAGAAATAAAAGCCGATTTGATAATTACAGTAGATAACGGGATAACCTCATTTGAAGCAGCCAAAATCTGTAAAGAGGTTGGAATTGATTTAATAATTACGGACCACCACACGCCAATAATTAATGGTGAAAGCGGTGAAAGTGGTGAAAATGGTGAATTTAAATTACCGGAGGCTTATGCTGTAATTAATCCGAAAATTTCACCTGATTTTCCTTTTAAAGAAATATGCGGGGCTGAGGTTGCATGGTATCTGTGCGCCTCTATAAAACAGAGAATGAATTTAAAAATAGATTTAAGGGAGTTTCTGGATATTCTCTCTATTGCAATAATTGCCGATGTAATGCCTTTAACACATATGAACAGAACACTTGTGAATATGGGCTTAAAAAGGCTGAATATGGCATTAAGGCCGTTTAGTAGAATTTTGGTGCGTGAATTTAAAGAAATAAACTCTGAAACTATTGCCTTTCAGATAGCCCCGAGAATTAATGCGGCCGGCAGGATGGAGAGTGCATATGCGGCATATAATTTTTTGGTGAGTAAAAGCGAAGAGGAAGCTTTTAGATATTATCTTGAACTTGACAGACTTAACAATTTAAGAAAAGAAACGGAAAAAGAAATTATTGAATCTATTGAAGTGGAAGATGAAGATTTTATTCTCTCTTTCGGTGATTTTCATGAAGGCGTTGTGGGGATTATTGCAAGCAGACTTGTTCAAAAGCATAAAAAACCTGCAATTGTTTTTTCAAAAAAGGGTAAATTTCTTAAAGGCAGCGGAAGAAGTCTCGGAAATATCGATATTTTTGAATTGGTTAATGAATGTTCTGAAATTTTAGATGGCTTTGGGGGGCATAAAATGGCCTGCGGGCTTACAATAAGAAAAGAAAATTTTGAAAAGTTAAAAAAAACCTTAAATGAAAAAATAAAAAAATACAGTAAGGATGATTTTTTTATAGAAGACTTTGTTTTGGGTGAACTTCCTTTTTGTGAAATAGATTTGGAGCTACTGGATATTATAAAAGGTTACGAACCTTTCGGGGAAGCCAATCCGAAACCTAAATTTATCTCTCAGGCCAAAATTGAACATATTCAAAATTTAAAAGATAATCATTATAAACTGATTTTAAATCAAAATGGTATTTATCTGCCTGCAATTATTTTTAGATTTGACGGAGAATTTGATGACAATATAACATTTAAATTCAATTTAAGTGAAAATAATTATTACGGCAGGGAAGTCCAGCTGATAATTGAGGAGATATTATGA
- a CDS encoding Crp/Fnr family transcriptional regulator → MKNHPIFKTLNNEEYEKIKNFFKEKRYKKDEILVKEGEYSGKAFILKEGEVSVIKESIYKNDYIITDIKAGGEEFFGEVNLIDRGFVSSTIKAKTDILVFEIEHNDFIEIIDTYPTIGVKMLWIISYNLAKHLRKADRDIVTLYNAFVEVVEND, encoded by the coding sequence ATGAAAAACCATCCGATATTTAAAACGCTGAATAATGAAGAATATGAAAAGATAAAAAATTTTTTTAAGGAAAAAAGATATAAAAAGGATGAAATCCTTGTAAAAGAGGGCGAATATTCAGGTAAAGCCTTTATTCTAAAAGAGGGCGAAGTCAGTGTAATAAAAGAGAGTATTTATAAAAATGATTATATTATTACGGATATAAAGGCAGGAGGGGAAGAATTTTTTGGAGAGGTCAATTTAATAGACAGGGGATTTGTGAGCTCAACTATAAAAGCAAAAACCGATATTTTGGTTTTTGAAATAGAGCATAACGATTTTATAGAAATAATTGATACATATCCTACAATCGGGGTAAAAATGCTTTGGATAATTTCATATAACCTGGCAAAACATTTAAGAAAGGCGGACAGGGATATTGTAACTTTATATAATGCTTTTGTGGAAGTGGTGGAAAATGACTAA
- a CDS encoding APC family permease, with protein MTKKALGFKELLAIGIGGMIGGGIFTILGISVSIAGFLAPFSIALGGVLAFFAGYAYVKLGVYYKDEGATYAFFKRTFANSHFAAAIIGWYTVFGYISTIALYAYTFSSYSISLMSFGENEIIRKIIAILIVWTFAAINLWSVRGMGEVEDVIVYLKLFILFIISLILFYFSKYDFHSFIRVLSSDFKNTPFLNILMVSSVTFVAYEGFQLIINGVKDMEDPDKNIPRAIYSAIFIVSLIYFIIALASVLSIDKNELIRNKEAALAVGMKSIVGEWGGALVIFSAILATTSAINSTLFGSSRQLARIADDGYMPKILSFRKGTIPSYSIFTMAFVASLLIIIGNLRLILEFGSITFLLVSFLMSLANFKIKDKTNSSLIITLISMAGLFIGGVFIFYYEYKINKIELVFVFSLYVIIGILAFFYARKKVEKDKNS; from the coding sequence ATGACTAAAAAAGCTCTGGGATTTAAAGAACTTTTAGCAATCGGAATAGGAGGAATGATAGGGGGCGGTATATTTACTATCCTTGGAATTTCTGTATCAATTGCAGGATTTTTAGCTCCTTTTTCAATAGCTCTTGGAGGTGTTTTGGCTTTTTTTGCCGGATATGCATATGTAAAACTTGGAGTTTATTATAAGGATGAAGGTGCAACATACGCTTTTTTTAAAAGAACATTTGCAAATTCGCATTTTGCGGCGGCAATAATAGGTTGGTATACGGTTTTTGGATATATTTCAACCATTGCTTTATATGCTTATACATTTTCTTCATATTCGATAAGTCTAATGAGTTTCGGAGAAAATGAAATAATCAGAAAAATAATTGCTATTTTAATAGTATGGACTTTTGCCGCAATTAATCTCTGGAGTGTCAGGGGAATGGGGGAGGTTGAAGATGTTATTGTGTATTTAAAGCTGTTTATTTTATTTATTATTTCACTTATTCTTTTTTATTTTTCAAAATATGATTTCCATTCGTTTATAAGAGTTTTAAGCAGTGATTTTAAAAACACCCCGTTTTTGAATATATTAATGGTCTCATCCGTTACATTTGTGGCATATGAAGGTTTTCAGCTTATAATCAACGGTGTAAAAGATATGGAAGACCCGGACAAAAATATTCCAAGGGCGATATATTCGGCAATTTTTATAGTAAGTCTGATTTATTTTATTATTGCACTTGCCAGTGTTTTATCAATTGATAAGAATGAATTAATAAGAAATAAAGAAGCGGCTCTGGCTGTGGGAATGAAATCGATTGTAGGTGAATGGGGAGGGGCTCTAGTTATTTTTAGCGCAATTTTGGCTACAACAAGTGCCATTAATTCCACTCTTTTCGGCTCTTCCCGTCAGCTTGCAAGAATTGCGGACGATGGATATATGCCAAAGATTTTAAGTTTCAGGAAAGGCACAATTCCAAGTTATTCTATTTTTACTATGGCATTTGTTGCGAGTTTACTCATTATTATAGGAAATTTAAGATTAATATTGGAATTTGGAAGTATTACATTTTTATTAGTCTCTTTTTTAATGTCTCTGGCTAATTTTAAAATAAAGGATAAGACAAATTCATCGCTCATTATTACGTTAATTTCGATGGCCGGTTTATTTATAGGCGGTGTTTTTATATTTTATTATGAATATAAAATAAATAAAATAGAGCTTGTTTTTGTATTTTCTTTATATGTAATTATAGGAATTTTGGCATTTTTTTATGCAAGGAAAAAGGTTGAAAAAGATAAAAACAGCTGA
- a CDS encoding tRNA (5-methylaminomethyl-2-thiouridine)(34)-methyltransferase MnmD, whose product MKKIKTADGTFTLKNDKFNECYHSSEGAVKESLYKHIYPAFNVIQKKEINILDICFGLGYNTFLSVLNRPQHSKLNIFSPEMDEDLIKNLKDFPYPKEFDSIRHIINKISDNFYYEDEFVKIEVFIGDAREYIKKLSSIDIVFQDAFSPKVNKELWSIEYFTQIKNILNKFGIITSYSVATPVRCALYKLGFKLYTHNTDEIRKGTIAALVDLPFERVDFEEKLKRVNCYYYTD is encoded by the coding sequence TTGAAAAAGATAAAAACAGCTGACGGAACTTTTACATTAAAAAACGATAAATTTAACGAATGCTATCATTCAAGTGAGGGGGCTGTTAAAGAAAGCCTTTATAAACACATATATCCGGCTTTCAATGTTATTCAAAAAAAAGAAATTAATATATTAGATATCTGTTTTGGACTTGGATATAACACATTTTTAAGTGTTTTAAACAGACCCCAACATTCAAAATTAAATATTTTCTCCCCAGAAATGGATGAAGATTTAATTAAGAATTTAAAAGATTTTCCATATCCTAAAGAGTTTGACAGCATAAGACACATTATAAATAAAATAAGCGATAATTTTTATTATGAAGACGAATTTGTAAAAATTGAAGTGTTTATAGGAGATGCAAGGGAATATATTAAAAAATTAAGTAGTATTGATATTGTTTTTCAGGATGCCTTTTCTCCAAAAGTAAATAAAGAGCTGTGGAGTATAGAATATTTTACACAGATTAAGAATATATTAAATAAATTTGGTATAATAACTTCGTATAGCGTTGCAACACCCGTGAGGTGTGCACTGTATAAACTCGGATTTAAATTATATACACATAATACAGATGAAATAAGAAAAGGCACAATTGCGGCTTTAGTTGATCTGCCTTTTGAAAGAGTGGATTTTGAAGAGAAATTAAAAAGAGTAAATTGTTATTATTATACTGATTAA
- a CDS encoding cytochrome-c peroxidase, which produces MRKILIFFVIVFVNAQLLKPIPEHIEYNKQKALLGKKLFFDPRLSIDNTISCASCHNVFKGGDDNRQFSIGVHHQIDKPMNSPTVFNAVFNIAFFWNGRAPTLKAQAEEANQDLLEMGMNRELLEKKLNKISEYKKLFKKVYGVDYINYDLVFDAIAEFEKALITSNSKFDLYLKGKVKLNKKEKEGFMLFKRYGCITCHNGINFGGNSYQKIGVVVKVYKIPRGLDRFYVTHNPDDKYVYKVPTLRNIALTYPYFHDGSVKTLKKAVKLMAYYNLGIKLNNNEIDKIVAFLKTLTGKKPKILDEK; this is translated from the coding sequence ATGAGAAAAATTTTAATATTTTTTGTAATTGTTTTTGTTAATGCCCAGCTTCTAAAACCGATACCTGAACATATTGAATATAATAAACAAAAAGCCCTGCTTGGCAAAAAACTTTTTTTTGACCCCCGTCTTTCAATAGACAATACCATTTCTTGCGCAAGCTGTCATAATGTTTTTAAAGGAGGGGATGACAACAGACAGTTTAGTATAGGTGTACATCATCAAATAGATAAACCAATGAATTCCCCTACTGTTTTTAATGCAGTGTTTAATATAGCGTTTTTTTGGAACGGAAGGGCACCAACCTTAAAGGCTCAGGCCGAAGAGGCTAATCAAGATCTGTTAGAAATGGGAATGAACAGGGAACTTTTAGAGAAAAAGTTAAATAAAATTAGTGAATATAAAAAATTATTTAAAAAAGTATACGGGGTTGATTATATAAACTATGATTTAGTTTTTGATGCCATAGCGGAATTTGAAAAAGCACTGATTACTTCTAACTCTAAATTTGATTTATATTTAAAAGGAAAAGTAAAACTAAATAAAAAAGAAAAAGAAGGGTTTATGCTTTTTAAACGATACGGATGTATAACATGTCATAACGGAATTAATTTTGGAGGAAATTCTTATCAAAAAATAGGGGTGGTTGTGAAAGTTTATAAAATACCGAGAGGTTTAGATAGATTTTATGTAACCCATAATCCAGATGATAAATATGTTTATAAAGTCCCTACTCTTAGAAATATAGCCCTTACATATCCGTATTTTCACGACGGAAGCGTTAAAACCCTAAAAAAGGCGGTTAAATTGATGGCTTATTATAATTTGGGTATTAAACTTAATAATAATGAAATAGATAAAATTGTTGCTTTTTTAAAAACCCTAACGGGTAAAAAACCAAAAATATTGGATGAGAAATGA
- a CDS encoding EAL domain-containing protein, with amino-acid sequence MNFKRFKFISAQVYVGIIGLAVILIIYAFNNYAKNYLLKINKINNILLNIEKEEYRLNYYILKNSLFLYSSFDENVYSIKEIKNKINVLKDNLLKMNESFILKYLFEYKKAFNKKVYYVYEFQKVNAPIKNSTIFLDTLLSTLPELNVPVNYRKKVVYAVSSVYLAKFTNDMSLIKNININYFKKIKFNNKKANLFNQSLILHINVILNNLSKYNIYLNKILNSDSIEKLHKLKQKFLIISNIQINSFTIIGYFGIFILFALFVALIILIGMVEKDKDLLYELAYIDNVTNIYNRNKYLEDQNKFNAILLLNIDGFKNINDLYGRERGDKILMEVADFLKKLDKNVYRIVADNFAILSKDKNLVETYVKTIMNTFEYVNYSVDEKLDFQISLSAAISEKKPLLKTAEIALHYIKQNKRLKFIEYNDNLDNSEKIKRNIKKSTILSNAINNNRIIPYFQPIVDVKTDKIIKYEVLARIDNNGKIESIFPYLEIAKENRMYREITKIIISKAFEMLYNKNIYFSVNLSIEDILDAEIIWFLRKKFREFKGIEKYLTFEILESEAVKDYKQVEKFIKLMKMKNISFAIDDFGSGYSNFAHIINLDIDFIKIDGSLIKNIDKDSVSKTVVELVGLFAKRENIKTIAEFVHNKEVFEIVKNLGIDYVQGYYLYEPLPEPI; translated from the coding sequence ATGAATTTTAAAAGATTTAAATTCATATCAGCGCAAGTATATGTGGGAATAATCGGTTTAGCTGTAATCTTAATAATATATGCTTTTAATAATTACGCAAAAAATTATTTGTTAAAAATAAATAAAATAAACAATATTTTGTTGAATATTGAAAAAGAAGAGTATAGATTAAATTATTATATACTTAAAAATTCTTTGTTTTTATATTCAAGTTTTGATGAAAATGTTTATTCTATAAAAGAAATAAAAAACAAAATAAATGTTTTAAAAGATAATTTATTAAAAATGAATGAATCTTTTATATTAAAATATCTGTTTGAATATAAAAAAGCATTTAACAAAAAGGTATATTATGTATATGAATTTCAAAAAGTTAACGCGCCTATTAAAAATTCAACTATTTTTTTGGATACACTTCTTTCAACACTTCCCGAATTAAATGTTCCTGTAAATTATAGAAAAAAAGTGGTTTATGCTGTTTCATCTGTATATTTGGCTAAGTTTACAAATGATATGTCTTTAATAAAAAATATTAATATAAATTATTTTAAAAAAATAAAATTTAACAATAAAAAAGCTAATCTTTTTAACCAATCTTTAATCTTACATATAAATGTAATTTTAAATAATTTGAGTAAATATAATATCTATTTAAATAAAATCCTGAATTCAGACAGTATTGAAAAACTGCATAAGTTAAAACAAAAGTTTTTAATAATTTCAAATATACAAATCAACAGTTTCACAATTATAGGATATTTTGGAATTTTTATATTGTTTGCCTTATTTGTGGCATTGATAATTTTAATAGGAATGGTAGAAAAAGATAAAGACCTTTTATACGAACTTGCATATATTGATAATGTTACAAATATTTATAACAGAAACAAATATTTGGAAGACCAGAATAAATTTAATGCGATTCTTCTTTTAAATATAGACGGCTTTAAAAATATAAATGATTTATACGGAAGGGAGAGAGGTGATAAAATATTAATGGAAGTTGCGGATTTTTTAAAAAAATTGGATAAAAATGTTTATAGAATAGTTGCAGATAATTTTGCAATTCTCTCAAAAGATAAAAATTTAGTTGAAACCTATGTTAAAACTATAATGAATACATTTGAGTATGTAAATTATTCTGTGGATGAAAAACTTGATTTTCAAATTTCACTCAGCGCTGCAATAAGTGAAAAAAAACCGCTTTTAAAAACAGCTGAAATTGCCCTTCATTATATTAAACAAAACAAAAGGTTAAAATTTATTGAATATAATGATAATTTAGATAATTCTGAAAAAATTAAAAGAAATATAAAAAAATCCACCATTTTGTCCAATGCCATTAACAATAACAGGATTATTCCGTATTTTCAGCCAATCGTGGATGTTAAAACAGATAAAATTATAAAATATGAAGTTTTAGCCAGAATTGATAATAACGGAAAAATAGAATCAATTTTTCCTTATCTTGAAATAGCAAAAGAAAACAGAATGTACAGGGAAATAACCAAAATTATAATTTCCAAAGCCTTTGAAATGCTTTATAATAAAAATATATATTTTTCTGTCAATTTATCCATTGAGGATATTTTAGACGCCGAAATTATCTGGTTTTTAAGAAAAAAATTCAGAGAATTTAAAGGAATTGAAAAGTATCTGACTTTTGAAATTCTTGAAAGTGAGGCAGTCAAAGATTATAAACAGGTTGAGAAATTTATTAAATTAATGAAAATGAAAAACATCTCTTTTGCAATAGACGATTTTGGAAGCGGATATTCAAACTTTGCACATATTATTAATTTAGATATAGACTTTATAAAAATAGACGGGAGTCTGATTAAAAATATCGATAAAGACAGTGTTTCCAAAACTGTGGTGGAATTGGTGGGTCTTTTTGCAAAGAGGGAAAACATAAAAACGATTGCGGAATTTGTTCATAATAAAGAAGTTTTTGAAATTGTCAAAAATTTAGGTATTGACTATGTCCAGGGCTATTATTTGTATGAGCCTTTACCTGAGCCTATATAA
- a CDS encoding YraN family protein: protein MNTKTKGNIAEQKAAQFLKNNNFKIIERNFYTKFGEIDIIAFKNSVFHFIEVKSGKNFEPVYNITPAKLQRIIKSAYVYLKKHNINSAFCIDAIIIKNDIEFIQNITF, encoded by the coding sequence ATGAATACAAAAACTAAAGGAAATATTGCCGAACAAAAAGCCGCCCAATTTTTAAAAAACAACAATTTTAAAATAATTGAGAGAAACTTTTACACAAAATTCGGAGAAATAGATATCATCGCTTTTAAAAACAGTGTTTTTCATTTTATAGAAGTAAAGAGCGGTAAAAATTTTGAGCCTGTTTACAATATAACGCCCGCCAAACTTCAAAGAATTATAAAATCTGCATATGTATATTTAAAAAAGCACAATATAAACTCCGCTTTTTGTATAGATGCAATTATTATAAAAAACGATATTGAATTTATTCAAAACATTACATTTTAA
- a CDS encoding thioesterase family protein gives MKYKKRIYYSHTDAGGIVYHTNYITFCEEARSEIFFQKGIFFEKEEGYVVKDINAVFLSSAKLGDIIEIKTEILEIGKVKLKVMHSIFKENKKIFEMFVTLAYIKNSKPSRIPQNHLEILHEYKN, from the coding sequence ATGAAATATAAAAAAAGAATTTATTATTCCCATACCGATGCAGGCGGAATTGTATATCATACAAATTATATAACGTTCTGTGAAGAGGCAAGAAGTGAAATTTTCTTCCAAAAAGGCATTTTTTTTGAAAAAGAGGAAGGTTATGTGGTAAAGGATATAAACGCCGTTTTTCTCTCAAGTGCCAAACTCGGAGACATAATAGAAATAAAAACCGAAATTTTAGAAATAGGAAAAGTAAAATTAAAAGTTATGCATTCAATATTTAAAGAAAATAAAAAAATTTTTGAAATGTTTGTTACACTCGCATATATTAAAAATTCAAAACCCTCACGCATTCCGCAAAACCATCTGGAAATACTGCATGAATACAAAAACTAA
- a CDS encoding tyrosine-type recombinase/integrase, which translates to MKTFLQKQSKKFLKYIEKTKSKETLRTYESTLKEAINFIEIINNEIDITPYRLHIASLNKKTIAKKISAIRSFFEFLQSEGFKYKLIGDEHIKVPKTLPKPVSIEKIKEVLKIADMEEYLAIIVIFSLGLRISEAANIKLNDIKGEWIEIKGKGNKTRILPLHPKLKDFINKFLKINPKKEYLFEKNSVPLGESKLRYIIQKAFKKTGIHVTPHQLRHSFATYLLNKGARINDVSELLGHEFISTTQIYTKLSSNLKLKNYIKAHPLCS; encoded by the coding sequence ATGAAAACGTTTTTGCAAAAACAATCCAAAAAATTTTTAAAATATATTGAAAAAACAAAATCAAAAGAGACTTTAAGGACATATGAAAGCACACTCAAAGAGGCAATTAATTTTATTGAAATAATTAACAATGAAATAGATATAACGCCATACAGATTGCATATTGCCTCTTTAAATAAAAAAACCATAGCAAAAAAAATATCCGCCATCAGAAGTTTTTTTGAATTTTTACAAAGTGAAGGGTTTAAATACAAACTTATAGGGGATGAGCACATAAAAGTGCCAAAAACCCTTCCCAAACCCGTTAGCATCGAAAAAATAAAAGAGGTTTTAAAAATAGCCGATATGGAAGAATATTTAGCAATTATCGTAATTTTCTCCCTGGGGCTCAGGATAAGCGAAGCTGCGAATATAAAATTAAACGATATAAAAGGGGAATGGATAGAAATAAAAGGCAAGGGGAATAAAACAAGAATACTTCCGCTTCATCCAAAACTTAAAGATTTTATCAATAAATTCTTAAAAATAAATCCGAAAAAAGAATATCTTTTTGAAAAAAATTCCGTTCCCTTAGGGGAAAGCAAATTACGATATATTATTCAAAAAGCTTTTAAAAAAACAGGCATTCATGTAACGCCTCATCAGCTAAGACATTCGTTTGCCACTTATTTATTAAATAAAGGTGCCAGAATAAACGATGTAAGCGAACTGCTGGGGCATGAATTTATTTCAACCACCCAGATTTATACAAAATTAAGTTCAAATTTGAAATTAAAAAATTACATAAAAGCGCATCCGTTATGTTCTTAA